A single region of the Neomonachus schauinslandi chromosome 3, ASM220157v2, whole genome shotgun sequence genome encodes:
- the KCNE4 gene encoding potassium voltage-gated channel subfamily E member 4: MLKMEPLNSTHPSTAAPSSHLVSHVPGSESGNGNEYFYVLVVMSFYGIFLIGIMLGYMKSKRREKKSSLLLLYKDEERLWGEAMKPLPMVSGLRSVQVPMMLNMLQESVAPALSCTLCSMEGDSVSSESSSPDVHLTIQEEGTDDELGETSEMLLNESSEGSSENIHQNS, translated from the coding sequence ATGCTGAAGATGGAGCCTCTGAACAGCACGCACCCCAGCACCGCAGCCCCCAGCAGCCACCTGGTGTCCCACGTGCCCGGCAGTGAGAGCGGCAACGGCAATGAATACTTCTACGTTCTGGTGGTCATGTCCTTCTACGGCATTTTCTTGATCGGAATCATGCTGGGCTATATGAAATCTAAGAGGCGGGAGAAGAAGTCGAGCCTCCTGCTGCTGTACAAAGATGAAGAGAGGCTCTGGGGGGAGGCCATGAAGCCGCTGCCCATGGTGTCGGGCCTGAGGTCGGTGCAGGTGCCCATGATGCTGAACATGCTGCAGGAGAGTGTGGCGCCTGCCCTGTCCTGTACCCTCTGCTCCATGGAAGGAGACAGCGTGAGCTCCGAGTCCTCCTCCCCAGACGTGCACCTCACTAtccaggaggaggggacagatgATGAGCTGGGGGAGACTTCAGAGATGCTCCTCAACGAAAGCAGCGAAGGGTCCTCAGAGAACATCCATCAGAATTCCTAG